Proteins from a single region of Candidatus Rubrimentiphilum sp.:
- the lipB gene encoding lipoyl(octanoyl) transferase LipB produces the protein MTARVLELGLRPYREVYDLQRELHERVRTGRDPETWIFVEHPPVITLGRNAKTANILLSREVLAQRGVDVVETERGGDVTYHGPGQLVVYTIRRLERFREIVPLVRALEGAVIEACAGFGVHGERFADHAGVWVGNNQLCAIGLSVRKMTSMHGIALNVSNELSYDQLINPCGLTDRGLTSLSRETGRAISMDDAKSALLGAFAREFDLECVTSSAAPVAPRSVVLRQAQDDNVIATTRVVA, from the coding sequence ATGACGGCCAGAGTCCTCGAGCTCGGGTTAAGGCCCTACCGTGAGGTTTACGACCTACAGCGCGAACTGCATGAACGCGTCCGCACGGGCCGAGATCCCGAGACCTGGATCTTCGTCGAACATCCGCCGGTCATTACCCTCGGGCGGAATGCGAAGACCGCCAACATTCTTCTTTCGCGCGAAGTCCTGGCGCAGCGCGGCGTGGACGTGGTCGAGACCGAACGCGGCGGCGACGTCACGTATCATGGGCCCGGGCAGCTGGTCGTCTATACGATACGGCGCCTAGAGCGCTTTCGCGAAATAGTTCCGTTGGTGCGCGCGCTCGAAGGCGCCGTGATCGAAGCATGCGCAGGGTTCGGCGTGCACGGCGAGCGCTTCGCAGACCATGCCGGCGTCTGGGTCGGCAACAATCAACTGTGCGCGATCGGGCTGTCGGTAAGAAAAATGACATCGATGCATGGCATCGCGCTAAACGTTTCCAACGAACTTTCGTACGATCAGCTGATCAACCCGTGCGGGCTGACGGATCGCGGCCTTACGAGCTTGTCGCGCGAAACCGGCCGCGCGATCTCGATGGATGACGCGAAGAGTGCGTTGTTGGGAGCGTTCGCAAGAGAGTTTGACTTGGAGTGCGTGACCTCGTCTGCGGCGCCCGTGGCGCCTCGCTCGGTCGTCCTTCGACAGGCTCAGGATGACAATGTAATTGCCACCACGAGAGTCGTCGCATGA
- a CDS encoding A/G-specific adenine glycosylase yields the protein MKATQTRLLAWYARHGRAHLPWRTTRDPYRILVSEFMLQQTQVERVLPKYRAFLKRFPNFGKLAAASVADVVCEWQGLGYNSRAVRLKRIAEIVIERFNGVMPSDAETLRTLPGIGAYTAAALRAFAFDIDDAAIDTNVRRVVHRLRYGVEHPPKVTQAELDAEAQAFVPHSHGHDWNSALMDLGATICTARAPKCEICPLQKFCAAAPIDAAALMRARSPKRAAMPFAQTTRFARGRIIDRLRRLPPGKRVSLLVLHRELDLPGRSREEVAALVKALARDGLVTLRKAQVALAD from the coding sequence GTGAAGGCGACCCAAACTCGGCTGCTCGCATGGTATGCGCGCCACGGACGCGCGCATTTGCCGTGGCGCACGACGCGCGATCCGTATCGCATTCTGGTGAGCGAATTTATGCTGCAGCAGACGCAAGTCGAACGCGTGCTTCCAAAGTATCGTGCGTTTTTGAAACGGTTTCCCAATTTTGGAAAGCTGGCCGCGGCCTCGGTAGCAGACGTCGTTTGCGAATGGCAGGGCTTAGGCTACAATTCGCGGGCTGTCCGCTTGAAACGTATTGCGGAGATTGTTATCGAGCGATTCAACGGTGTGATGCCGAGCGATGCGGAGACTCTACGGACGCTGCCCGGAATCGGTGCATACACGGCTGCGGCGCTACGCGCATTTGCGTTTGACATTGATGACGCGGCGATCGACACGAACGTGCGCCGCGTGGTTCACCGCTTGCGTTATGGAGTGGAGCATCCGCCGAAGGTTACCCAAGCCGAGCTCGATGCAGAAGCGCAAGCTTTCGTGCCGCACTCCCACGGGCACGATTGGAATTCGGCGCTGATGGATTTAGGCGCGACGATCTGCACCGCGCGCGCGCCAAAGTGTGAGATCTGTCCTTTGCAAAAATTTTGCGCGGCCGCTCCGATAGACGCTGCGGCGTTGATGCGCGCGCGTTCCCCGAAACGTGCGGCGATGCCGTTCGCGCAAACGACCCGGTTCGCGCGAGGCCGTATCATCGACCGGTTGCGCCGGCTGCCGCCGGGCAAACGGGTTTCGCTGCTCGTCTTACACCGCGAGCTCGACCTGCCGGGCAGATCGCGCGAAGAAGTCGCCGCGCTCGTCAAGGCCCTCGCTCGCGATGGTCTGGTGACGTTGCGCAAGGCGCAGGTGGCCCTGGCGGATTAG
- the lpdA gene encoding dihydrolipoyl dehydrogenase: MAEHQVDAVVIGAGPGGYHAAIRLGQLGKKVICVDRDEVGGVCLNWGCIPTKALLHVGEIIRQIDHAGALGLKVPKADVEREGVAKFRTEVVNANVGGVKQLFKFNNVEFIYGEAAFKSATEITVKKKEGGTDTIKAQFAVIATGGAPVDVKAWPRDGETIINSDDAVQLKSTPKSILIIGGGVIGLEFATVYARMGAKVLVIEMMPQILTGTDLEIGKELGRILKKQGIEIMLNTKVGDVKKDGKTVKATFNGEGTNGKDETREFECVLVAVGRRPVVDNLNLQAAGLQTNDRGFIDVDPQRRTKVKNIFAIGDITGMPLLAHKAMKEGVIAAEVIAGDRSAAFDPVAIPNCVYTDPEVATVGLSEEDAKAAGYEVRIGKFPQKASGRARTMNDTDGLIKLVGDAKTDMLLGMHIVAPQAESLIGEGIIALEMGATLEDIGLSIHPHPTLTEGIMEAAEAAHGKAIHIVNPKPKTPQPVPAK; encoded by the coding sequence ATGGCTGAACATCAAGTAGACGCGGTCGTTATCGGCGCCGGTCCGGGCGGGTACCACGCCGCAATCCGGTTAGGGCAACTCGGGAAGAAAGTCATCTGCGTGGACCGCGACGAGGTGGGCGGCGTTTGCTTGAACTGGGGCTGCATTCCGACAAAAGCATTATTGCACGTGGGCGAAATCATCCGGCAGATCGATCATGCCGGCGCGCTCGGGTTAAAAGTTCCGAAGGCGGACGTCGAGCGCGAAGGCGTCGCCAAGTTCAGGACCGAGGTCGTCAACGCAAACGTTGGCGGCGTCAAGCAATTATTCAAATTCAACAACGTCGAGTTCATCTACGGCGAAGCCGCCTTCAAGAGCGCGACCGAAATCACGGTCAAGAAAAAAGAGGGCGGCACCGACACGATCAAGGCGCAGTTCGCGGTGATTGCGACCGGCGGCGCGCCGGTCGACGTGAAGGCGTGGCCGCGCGACGGCGAGACGATCATCAATTCGGACGACGCCGTGCAACTGAAAAGCACTCCGAAGTCGATCTTGATCATCGGCGGCGGCGTGATTGGCTTGGAGTTCGCGACCGTCTATGCGCGTATGGGCGCCAAAGTTTTGGTCATCGAGATGATGCCGCAGATCTTAACCGGCACGGATCTCGAGATCGGCAAAGAGCTCGGACGCATTCTCAAAAAACAGGGCATCGAGATCATGCTCAACACCAAAGTCGGCGATGTCAAAAAAGACGGGAAGACCGTCAAGGCGACATTCAACGGAGAAGGCACGAACGGCAAAGACGAAACGCGCGAGTTCGAATGCGTGCTCGTCGCGGTTGGACGCCGGCCGGTCGTCGATAACTTAAACTTGCAAGCCGCCGGTTTGCAGACCAACGATCGCGGTTTCATCGACGTCGACCCGCAGCGCCGTACCAAAGTAAAGAATATCTTCGCGATCGGCGACATCACTGGGATGCCGCTGCTCGCGCACAAAGCGATGAAAGAGGGCGTCATCGCCGCCGAAGTAATCGCGGGCGATCGCTCCGCCGCGTTCGATCCGGTCGCGATTCCGAATTGCGTCTACACAGATCCGGAAGTTGCAACCGTCGGCCTTTCAGAGGAAGACGCCAAGGCGGCCGGCTACGAGGTGCGCATCGGAAAGTTTCCGCAAAAAGCGAGCGGCCGCGCACGCACGATGAACGACACCGACGGCTTGATAAAACTCGTGGGCGACGCGAAGACCGACATGCTGCTCGGCATGCACATTGTCGCGCCGCAGGCCGAGTCGCTGATTGGCGAAGGCATCATCGCGCTCGAAATGGGGGCGACGCTGGAAGACATCGGCCTCTCTATCCACCCGCATCCGACGCTGACCGAAGGCATTATGGAGGCGGCCGAAGCCGCTCACGGCAAGGCGATTCATATCGTGAACCCCAAGCCGAAGACGCCCCAGCCGGTCCCCGCAAAATAG
- a CDS encoding S9 family peptidase, with translation MRFAIIAAVSIAAFLPAAGSARMIDFGDLRNLTSLSSPQISPDGKRIIFFRSRPDYTKDRSQSDLMLIDVKTKKVRQLTFNRRGLSSPRWSPDGSSIAFLMSTTVEGVSDPQEEIFVLPMNGGDPRPVTKAEQGVDGFAWSPNGRQFAFITQDANPYKKQIDAHLDAFEVGANDYLHTEAAIPSHLWVISSAGGDARRLTSGPWSLGTVDPGSTSGLSWSPDSTKIAFDHFPTAVNGDTLGTVIDVIDVRTGKFTPLTGNKGLEGGGTFAPVGSAISYSRNTGGDPTNGNAVYVTRLGGGPGKDIRKQIDRTINGTAWDPSGKAMWLFGPDRSQVAAWYVTLGGSTKTVNLGNVAISQTGQVARKTGALAFVGTTTSHPAELYYLASPSSKPVRLTNYNGFISKIQLGQVTAVNWKNDGFSENGVLTLPPGYNAQKSYPLVLVIHGGPQSASTLAWNSQNQLFAAHGYLVFNPNYRGSTNWGDAFEHAIYHDAGAGPGRDVMAGIAAVEKAYNVDKSKIAVSGWSYGGYMTSWMTGHYNIWKTAVAGAALNDWFDDYNVAFYVYTDVPWFGGSPWNPKYSAMWRDQSPITYAQSIKTPTLILGDIGDNNVTITNSFKMYHALKDNGVPVQFVAYPVHGHFPGDPVRSEDVTRRWLAWIDRYLRT, from the coding sequence ATGCGTTTTGCAATAATTGCCGCGGTTTCGATCGCGGCCTTTCTCCCCGCCGCAGGCTCTGCCCGGATGATCGATTTCGGCGATCTTCGGAACCTTACGTCTTTGAGCAGCCCGCAAATCTCGCCGGACGGCAAACGAATCATTTTCTTCCGTTCGCGCCCCGATTACACCAAGGATCGCTCGCAAAGCGATCTCATGCTCATCGACGTCAAAACCAAGAAGGTCCGGCAGCTCACGTTCAACCGGCGAGGCTTAAGTTCGCCGCGTTGGTCGCCGGACGGATCGAGCATTGCGTTCTTGATGTCGACGACTGTCGAGGGCGTGAGCGATCCGCAGGAAGAGATATTCGTGCTTCCGATGAACGGCGGCGACCCGCGACCGGTCACCAAGGCCGAACAAGGCGTTGATGGATTTGCATGGAGTCCGAACGGCCGGCAGTTTGCGTTCATCACGCAAGATGCCAATCCGTACAAAAAACAAATTGACGCGCATCTCGACGCGTTCGAAGTCGGGGCGAACGATTATCTCCACACCGAGGCGGCGATTCCGTCGCACCTGTGGGTTATTTCTTCCGCCGGCGGTGACGCCAGACGTTTGACGAGCGGGCCGTGGAGCTTGGGAACCGTCGATCCCGGATCGACATCCGGGCTGTCATGGTCACCCGACAGCACGAAGATCGCGTTCGACCATTTTCCGACCGCGGTGAACGGGGATACGCTCGGCACCGTGATCGACGTGATAGACGTGCGCACCGGAAAGTTCACGCCGCTGACCGGTAACAAAGGATTAGAAGGCGGCGGAACGTTCGCACCCGTCGGCTCGGCGATCTCGTATTCCCGTAACACGGGCGGCGATCCGACAAACGGAAACGCAGTGTATGTTACGCGTTTGGGCGGCGGCCCGGGCAAAGATATTCGCAAGCAAATCGATCGCACGATTAACGGCACCGCGTGGGATCCGAGCGGCAAAGCGATGTGGCTTTTCGGTCCCGATCGGTCGCAGGTGGCGGCGTGGTACGTCACGCTCGGCGGCTCGACAAAGACAGTGAATCTTGGAAACGTCGCCATTTCACAGACAGGCCAAGTGGCGCGTAAGACAGGCGCGCTCGCATTCGTCGGTACGACGACCAGTCATCCGGCGGAGTTGTACTACCTCGCGTCGCCGTCATCAAAACCGGTAAGGCTGACGAATTACAACGGATTCATTTCAAAGATTCAGCTCGGCCAAGTCACGGCCGTTAACTGGAAGAACGACGGATTCTCCGAGAACGGCGTGCTGACGCTCCCGCCCGGATACAATGCGCAGAAATCGTATCCGCTCGTGCTCGTGATCCACGGCGGCCCGCAATCGGCGTCAACGCTGGCCTGGAACAGCCAGAATCAGCTTTTTGCCGCGCACGGCTACCTGGTCTTCAATCCCAACTATCGCGGCAGCACCAATTGGGGCGACGCATTCGAGCATGCAATCTACCACGACGCAGGCGCGGGTCCGGGGCGCGACGTGATGGCCGGCATCGCGGCGGTGGAGAAAGCTTATAATGTAGACAAAAGCAAAATTGCAGTGTCGGGCTGGTCGTACGGCGGCTACATGACGTCGTGGATGACCGGCCACTACAACATTTGGAAGACGGCCGTGGCGGGTGCGGCGCTCAACGACTGGTTCGACGACTACAACGTTGCATTTTACGTGTACACCGACGTACCGTGGTTCGGCGGCTCGCCCTGGAACCCGAAGTATTCGGCCATGTGGCGCGACCAGTCGCCGATTACCTACGCGCAGTCCATTAAAACGCCGACGCTGATCCTAGGCGACATCGGCGACAACAACGTCACCATCACGAACTCGTTCAAGATGTATCACGCGCTCAAGGACAACGGCGTACCGGTTCAGTTCGTGGCCTACCCCGTGCACGGACATTTCCCAGGCGACCCGGTTCGTTCTGAAGACGTAACGAGGCGCTGGCTCGCGTGGATCGACCGGTATTTGAGGACATGA
- a CDS encoding efflux RND transporter permease subunit — MTPFFLRRPILAIVCSLVVLIAGFIVIPTLPIAQYPQIAPPVVTINAIYTGANAQAVESAVTTPLEQAVNGVEGLRYVTSTSSDNGTSTITCTFNLGTNLDIAATDVQNAVQSALGRLPNEVKQTGVTVSKNSGSFAMAIAMQSNNSQYGQLFLSNYAELDVVNSLKRVPGVSNVIIFGQRRYAMRIWVNPQQLQARNLAISDVLSSLQEQNVEVAAGSIGGAPQPSNQPFTISVRAEGRLSDPSQFRNIIVRADPGGGFTRLGDVARVELGAEDYSSVIAFDGNKNSVGMGVLQLPSANALQVSKGVREQLALLQKSFPPGVTWEMAFDSSEFVNESIREVVLTLVLSIFLVIAVIYLFLQDPRSTIIPAVTLPISLIGTFFVMKLFGFTINTITLFGLTLATGLVVDDAIVVIENIARFVQEKGMSGAEAAAAAMHEVQGAVVASSLVLLAVFVPVAFFPGTTGQLYRQFAMTIAASISISLFASLTLTPVMSARLLRTDYHSHFPLFVIFNRGLAAFRGWYRDVLPHLFKARYIVAAVFIGALLLTIIMFRTAPTAFIPDEDQGFFVVTIQAPEGTSLAHELDVAHRVEKILKQPEITHVFDVSGFSFTGSGPNRGILFARLSPWSDRRGSEHQLGALLQRIQMQFFGITDAQVFAFNLPAIQGVGNFGGFSFELEDRGNVGLPVLMQTAFGYMGLGNRDPSLKNVFTTFRINSPQMQIHIDREKAKSVGVSLTDIFNTMQTDLGSFYVNDFDYLNRSYRVMVQAEEPYRTSLQSLQYLYVRSKSGGMIPLSGLATTKLGLSAPIINHYNLYRSIEINGQPADGKGSGQAISAMQALAAKIDPPGVFYEWSGISLDEIEGGVLSALIFGVGIVFVFLVLAAQYESFVDPFIVLLAVPVAILGALVFLDIRHIASDAYAQVGFVMLIGLASKSAILIVEFANQQLAQGADVITAASRAAQTRLRPILMTSIAFIVAVTPLVFASGAGSAARHSLGTVVFGGMIVSTFLNLAITPVLYVIVKSWALRRRRPVELHLDAPDAPAVPVG; from the coding sequence ATGACTCCGTTCTTCTTACGCCGGCCGATTTTGGCGATCGTCTGTTCGCTGGTCGTCCTCATCGCGGGTTTCATCGTCATTCCGACGCTGCCGATCGCGCAGTATCCGCAGATCGCGCCGCCGGTCGTCACCATAAACGCGATTTACACCGGCGCGAACGCCCAGGCCGTCGAGTCGGCGGTGACGACGCCGCTGGAGCAGGCAGTGAACGGCGTCGAGGGGCTGCGCTACGTCACTTCGACCAGTTCGGATAACGGCACGAGCACGATCACGTGTACGTTCAATCTTGGAACGAATCTCGACATCGCCGCGACCGACGTGCAAAACGCGGTGCAGTCCGCTTTGGGCCGGCTGCCCAACGAAGTTAAACAGACGGGCGTTACGGTCTCAAAGAACTCCGGCAGCTTCGCGATGGCCATCGCGATGCAGTCCAATAACTCGCAATACGGCCAACTCTTCTTAAGCAACTACGCCGAGCTGGACGTCGTCAATTCGCTGAAACGCGTGCCCGGCGTCAGCAACGTCATCATCTTTGGCCAGCGGCGCTACGCGATGCGCATCTGGGTGAATCCGCAACAACTGCAGGCGCGCAATCTGGCGATCTCGGACGTACTCTCCTCGCTGCAAGAGCAAAACGTGGAAGTGGCGGCCGGCAGCATCGGCGGAGCGCCGCAACCGAGCAATCAGCCCTTCACTATAAGCGTGCGCGCTGAAGGGCGATTGAGCGATCCTTCGCAGTTCCGCAATATCATCGTCCGCGCCGATCCGGGCGGCGGATTCACTCGATTAGGCGACGTCGCTCGCGTCGAGCTCGGCGCCGAGGATTACTCTAGCGTCATTGCCTTCGATGGAAACAAGAACTCCGTCGGTATGGGCGTGCTGCAACTCCCATCCGCCAATGCGCTGCAGGTCTCCAAGGGCGTACGCGAACAGTTGGCGCTGCTGCAAAAATCATTCCCGCCCGGCGTTACCTGGGAGATGGCGTTCGACAGTTCGGAGTTCGTCAACGAATCGATCCGCGAAGTCGTGCTAACCCTGGTGCTTTCGATATTCCTCGTGATCGCGGTCATCTATCTCTTCTTGCAGGATCCGCGATCGACGATAATCCCGGCCGTCACGCTTCCGATTTCGCTCATCGGCACGTTCTTCGTGATGAAACTCTTCGGCTTCACGATCAACACCATTACGCTGTTCGGATTGACGCTCGCCACCGGTCTGGTAGTCGACGACGCCATCGTCGTGATCGAGAACATCGCGCGCTTCGTTCAAGAGAAAGGCATGTCCGGCGCCGAGGCGGCCGCGGCCGCCATGCACGAAGTCCAAGGCGCGGTCGTCGCGTCGTCGCTCGTCTTGCTGGCGGTCTTCGTACCGGTGGCGTTCTTTCCGGGAACGACCGGACAACTCTACCGCCAGTTCGCGATGACGATCGCCGCGTCGATTTCGATCTCGCTCTTTGCCTCGTTGACGCTGACGCCGGTGATGTCCGCCCGTTTGCTGCGCACGGACTATCACTCGCACTTCCCGCTGTTCGTCATCTTCAATCGCGGCTTGGCGGCGTTCCGAGGCTGGTATCGCGACGTGCTGCCGCACTTGTTCAAAGCTCGTTATATTGTGGCGGCAGTGTTCATCGGAGCACTGCTCCTGACGATTATCATGTTCCGGACCGCGCCGACCGCGTTTATTCCCGACGAGGATCAGGGCTTCTTCGTCGTCACGATTCAAGCGCCGGAGGGAACATCGCTCGCGCACGAGCTCGACGTGGCGCACCGGGTCGAGAAGATTCTCAAGCAGCCCGAGATCACGCACGTCTTCGACGTCTCGGGGTTTAGTTTCACCGGCAGCGGACCTAATCGCGGTATTCTGTTCGCGCGGCTTTCGCCGTGGTCCGACCGCCGCGGTTCGGAGCACCAGCTCGGGGCGCTGCTCCAACGCATTCAGATGCAATTCTTCGGAATCACCGATGCGCAGGTCTTTGCGTTCAATCTGCCCGCCATCCAGGGCGTCGGAAACTTCGGCGGCTTTTCGTTCGAATTGGAAGATCGCGGCAACGTCGGTCTACCGGTGTTGATGCAGACGGCCTTCGGCTATATGGGTCTGGGGAACCGGGACCCAAGCCTGAAAAACGTCTTCACCACCTTTAGAATTAATTCGCCGCAGATGCAGATCCATATCGATCGTGAGAAAGCCAAATCGGTCGGAGTCTCACTGACGGACATTTTCAATACGATGCAGACGGATCTCGGCTCGTTCTACGTCAACGATTTCGATTATCTGAACCGGTCCTACCGCGTCATGGTGCAGGCGGAGGAACCATACCGCACGTCGCTGCAGTCGCTACAATATTTGTACGTGCGCTCCAAGAGCGGCGGAATGATACCGCTCAGCGGACTCGCGACAACGAAATTGGGGCTATCCGCGCCGATCATCAACCATTACAACCTCTATCGGTCGATCGAAATCAACGGGCAGCCGGCTGATGGAAAGGGCTCGGGCCAGGCGATCTCGGCGATGCAGGCCTTGGCCGCAAAGATCGACCCGCCCGGCGTCTTCTACGAATGGTCCGGCATCTCGTTGGACGAGATTGAGGGCGGCGTGCTGTCGGCGCTGATCTTCGGCGTCGGCATCGTCTTCGTGTTTCTGGTTTTGGCCGCGCAGTACGAAAGTTTCGTCGATCCGTTTATCGTGCTGCTGGCGGTGCCGGTCGCGATTCTCGGCGCGCTCGTCTTTCTGGATATCCGTCATATTGCCAGCGACGCCTACGCGCAGGTCGGCTTCGTCATGTTAATCGGCCTCGCGAGCAAGAGTGCGATTCTTATCGTCGAGTTTGCGAATCAGCAGCTCGCGCAAGGCGCGGATGTTATCACGGCCGCTTCGCGAGCGGCTCAAACGCGACTCCGCCCGATTCTCATGACGTCAATTGCCTTTATCGTCGCCGTAACGCCGCTCGTGTTCGCAAGCGGCGCGGGCAGCGCGGCGCGCCATTCACTCGGGACCGTGGTTTTTGGCGGCATGATCGTTTCAACGTTCCTCAATCTGGCAATCACACCCGTACTCTACGTGATCGTGAAGTCGTGGGCATTGCGACGGAGGCGCCCCGTAGAGCTGCACCTCGATGCACCGGACGCTCCGGCCGTGCCCGTCGGCTAG
- a CDS encoding rhodanese-like domain-containing protein, whose amino-acid sequence MATIQDIKNAQPGKLKLIDIRKSPDEQQIPGSIRADGAELEAMVDLPFSKDEHVVLYCGSGNSCSRVAQTLRSKGYTNAEALEGGYSAWKDAGLPTEPRP is encoded by the coding sequence ATGGCAACAATTCAGGACATTAAAAATGCGCAGCCGGGCAAACTCAAGCTCATCGACATCCGCAAGAGTCCCGACGAGCAGCAGATTCCCGGCTCGATACGAGCCGACGGTGCGGAGCTTGAAGCGATGGTCGATCTACCGTTTTCAAAGGACGAGCACGTCGTGCTGTATTGCGGAAGCGGCAACTCGTGTTCGCGCGTGGCGCAAACATTGCGAAGCAAAGGTTACACAAACGCGGAAGCGCTCGAAGGCGGCTACTCCGCATGGAAGGACGCCGGCCTCCCGACCGAACCCCGCCCCTGA
- the lipA gene encoding lipoyl synthase, whose product MIEIDLTREQRVPKPEWLKVKLPHGDDYERVKREVTGLRLNTVCQEAMCPNLAECWGAGTATIMILGDTCTRGCRFCNVKTGNPKGEVDWLEPVRVAEAVRDLGWKYLVLTAVDRDDLADGGALIFANTVREIHERVPGSRVEILSGDYRGDLKALDIVLDAKPDVFAHNLETVRRLTPRVRDKRAKYDQSMRILEHAKLRAPDRFTKTSIMLGLGETDDEIESVMDDARSIGVDIFTMGQYLQPTKKHLAVETFIHPQKFAQLGALAKSKGFHQVVSSPLSRSSYHAEQAFA is encoded by the coding sequence ATGATCGAAATCGACTTGACTCGCGAGCAGCGTGTGCCTAAGCCGGAGTGGCTCAAAGTGAAGCTGCCCCACGGCGACGATTACGAGCGCGTGAAGCGCGAAGTCACCGGGCTGCGTTTGAACACGGTCTGTCAAGAAGCCATGTGCCCGAATCTGGCGGAGTGCTGGGGCGCCGGCACGGCGACGATCATGATTCTCGGCGACACGTGCACGCGGGGCTGCCGCTTCTGCAACGTGAAGACCGGCAATCCAAAAGGCGAGGTGGACTGGCTCGAACCGGTGCGCGTCGCCGAAGCTGTGCGCGACTTAGGCTGGAAGTATTTGGTGCTGACGGCGGTCGACCGTGACGATCTGGCCGACGGCGGCGCACTGATCTTCGCCAACACGGTTCGCGAAATCCATGAACGCGTGCCCGGCTCGCGCGTCGAGATTCTCAGCGGCGACTACCGCGGCGACCTCAAGGCGCTCGACATCGTACTCGATGCCAAGCCCGACGTTTTTGCGCATAACTTGGAAACGGTTCGCCGTCTCACGCCGCGCGTTCGCGACAAGCGCGCAAAATACGACCAATCCATGCGCATTCTCGAGCATGCGAAGCTGCGCGCACCCGACCGTTTTACCAAAACCTCAATCATGCTCGGCTTGGGAGAAACGGACGACGAGATTGAGAGCGTTATGGACGACGCGCGGTCGATCGGCGTTGACATTTTTACGATGGGCCAATACTTGCAGCCCACGAAGAAGCATTTGGCCGTCGAGACGTTCATCCACCCGCAAAAGTTCGCGCAACTCGGGGCGCTCGCGAAATCAAAAGGCTTTCATCAGGTCGTTTCCAGCCCGCTATCGCGCAGTTCGTATCATGCCGAACAGGCCTTTGCTTAG